Part of the Primulina huaijiensis isolate GDHJ02 chromosome 15, ASM1229523v2, whole genome shotgun sequence genome is shown below.
TGCTCGAGAGAACCCAGCACTTTGCCGACGTAGAAAATGAACAAATTCATCTTTGGTCAAATTCTTCATCTGCAGATGACATTATTAAAGTTTATACAACCAAAAATAAAACGTCTACTATTGGGAAAAACCCATCACTGTGAACCTGTTTCAAGTCTTCTTCATAGTCACCGATATCGAAATTTATGTCAGCATCAACTCCACGAAACTTGATCGCCGCTCGATCGTATGCTCTGAAAtggtttaatatattttcatcaaacaaAGATCCCATAAATAAAAGTTCTATCAAGAATAGCTCAAAATTACAAGATGGTCAATTATACTTGCGAATCAAAAGTCTCACCTAGCTGCGACATGAGCTGTGTCAAATCCACCTGAAATTACGGATCAATTCTGAGTAACTCTCAGTAACACaacaattttataaaaacaagAAACAGGTAAAATATATTGCTCTGTTTCTCACCCAAATAGACTTGTTTGCCGCAATCCCTGCCACAAATACAAAATTCAGTTAAAATGAAGAAACAAGATGACCCCAAAAGTTATTGATGTTCAACCCATCACAAGAAACTTCAACTCACTCAAAATCCATCATAAAAAAACTCTGTGAGCACAGAAGAATCATATACAgcaatttatttgaaaaaggCAGTTGTAAGATCAACTGTTGATAAAAATGACCATCGTGCAAGCGGTAAAGCGTCGCGTACAACTATATGTAGTTCAAGACATTAAAACCATCCGATAATCGGAAATCTCCCGCACCACATACATGCATGCACTTTTGAAtgtaaaatgtacgtatatacGGACCAGATATGAGATTCCCATCTTCCAGTCCTCCGATAGAAGGTAACTCCTCGATATTGGGAGCTACGAGAGCGTGGCCCACGCCTACTCTTCTTCACCGGTGGCTGCTGCAAACGATTCACCGGAACCTGCACCTTGTAAGCTCCCAATTCCGCCCCTCCTACGACTGAAACCTCCGGCAGCGATAAATTCAACCAACACTTAGACCTGGAAGACGCCAGAGGAGAAGACAGAGAAGCCAACGACTCCGTCTCACCTGGGAAAAGCTGCAACTCGTGTTTATCAACAAATCCATTATGGTCCACGTCTTCTCCGTTTTCTACAACGTTTCCGTTGAGAATAGAGAAATTGAGCGTGGAAAGGAACGCATTCCGGCGACTAGAGCTGTTGGAATCCTCGCGATCACCCGCCGCCGTATTATTAGTCGTGGAGGTGGTCGTCGAAGTCACGGAATCCCCGTCACCGGCCGCAGTCTTCTGGCGGTGAAAATCATCCCCGGAGACGGAGTAATCCACCGAGACCGACGCCGCAAAAACATTCAGATCCAACATTTCACTCCCCAGAGCACGAAAACCAAAGAGGGAGAGAGACGTTCGTGTACGTGCATATAGGTGGTGGTAACAAAGTTCAAGAATCAGAGCGTTGATATTGTTATGGATGTATACATACAGAGGAAGGTGTATGTATATGCAGTAAGCAACTGTGACTGAGACCACACACATACAAACTGAGATGAAAACAAGGCATTGATAATGTGTAGAGAGAGAACACACACATACAAACCGTATAACAAACTATACATAcaacacaatatatatatatatatactattaattaattataaattaaatgccctagaataacttttttttatcgATTAGAAAATATCTTTTACCCATAACTTCATATCCAATTCTCTCGTAGCCTTATTATtttggggttttttttaaaaatattataaattaataaaattattctaaaaatatgacaacttttaaaaatttgtaaaactatAACAATCCGGGACATACTGTCccggattcaaattttttattattattttttttttaactttttttaaaaaaaaaaaagcgatTGATTgggcaaaaccgtcgctattggcgacagtTTAACAAAACCCGTTGCTAATGGCGACTGTTTTACCAAGTACCGTCGCGAAACctgtcgctatttgcgacggtttaaataaacaccgtcgctaagGCACGGATTCTCAGACCACGCATTCAATATAGCCTATTTAAATGCGGTGATGCTCTTCATTTTATCACCGAAGCCGAGTAAATTAAgagcaaaattatttctttcgatCACCGAGCATCGAACATTCTTTCCAGCACCGGTCTTCagacttttttatttaattattagcgtaagtcttctgcatttttcagaatattaagagattattttttttgtttagtatTTTATATTGATCGTTCATTATACcagttttaagttttaagtaataacaataattataatattaattgttttattggaattataatatgtatataaattacgGACTTTATATTTAcgtgaaattttatgtatagtATAATAATGAGTTATAAAGAATTTGTGATTCTCCTTCCTTTATAAATTGCGTCGATCGTGTGATTATCGTAATTCCTAATTTGATTTGATAGTTTTCTGTCGAATATCAGAATTTTAGAGAATTGCGCCGAGTCTCAGTAATTCAGAATTTGATTTGAAAGAATTGTGCTGAGTATCAGAATTTGGGAGAATTGCGCCGAGTTTAAGTCAAATATCTGTTTTTTCTTTCTATATTGAATAGttttatgtatattatatcTGATAATGTTTGTAATTTATTGCAGATATTAAACTCCGTTAGCTGATTTAATTACAAATTCCGTACAACGACATTTGAAAAggtaatttcaataatttcttatattttaaaagacttacactattaatattctgaaaaatgcAGAAGACTTACGCTAATAATTAAATAGAAGAGTCTGAAGATCGGTGATGGAAAGAATGTTCGATGCTCGGTGatcgaaagaaataattttgctcCTAAGTTGCTCGGCTTCGGTGATAAAATGAAGAGCATCACCGCATTTAAATAGGCAGAAAGAAGATTACGGGTTAATGGGTAACGGATATGGAATTCGTGATTTTCTGAGTCCGCGGCAGACTGGGAAGGATAATTTGAATCCGTAccttagcgacgggttttggtaaaaccgtcgcaaatagcgacgttgtttgttttaaccgtcgctattNAGATCGGTGCTGGAAAGAATGTTCGATGCTCGGTGatcgaaagaaataattttgctcCTAAGTTGCTCGGCTTCGGTGATAAAATGAAGAGCATCACCGTATTTAAATAGGCAGAAAGAAGATTACGGGTTAATGGGTACCGGATATGTAATTCGTGATTTTCTGAGTCCGCGGCAGACTGGGAAGGATAATTTGAATCCGTAccttagcgacgggttttggtaaaaccgtcgcaaatagcgacgttgtttgttttaaccgtcgctattggcgacggtttttgtttaaaccgtcgcttatagcgacggtgtttggTACAAcagtcgccaatagcgacgggttttgttaaaccgtcgccaatagcgacggttttgcacaTCAATCGCCGAtatccattttattttttattttttaaaaagtaaaaaaaaataataataaaaaatttgaatccggGACAGTAAGTCCCGGATTGTtataattttacaaatttttaaaagttgtcacatttttacaataattttattaatttataatatttttaaaaaaaaNNNNNNNNNNNNNNNNNNNNNNNNNNNNNNNNNNNNNNNNNNNNNNNNNNNNNNNNNNNNNNNNNNNNNNNNNNNNNNNNNNNNNNNNNNNNNNNNNNNNNNNNNNNNNNNNNNNNNNNNNNNNNNNNNNNNNNNNNNNNNNNNNNNNNNNNNNNNNNNNNNNNNNNNNNNNNNNNNNNNNNNNNNNNNNNNNNNNNNNNNNNNNNNNNNNNNNNNNNNNNNNNNNNNNNNNNNNNNNNNNNNNNNNNNNNNNNNNNNNNNNNNNNNNNNNNNNNNNNNNNNNNNNNNNNNNNNNNNNNNNNNNNNNNNNNNNNNNNNNNNNNNNNNNNNNNNNNNNNNNNNNNNNNNNNNNNNNNNNNNNNNNNNNNNNNNNNNNNNNNNNNNNNNNNNNNNNNNNNNNNNNNNNNNNNNNNNNNNNNNNNNNNNNNNNNNNNNNNNNNNNNNNNNNNNNNNNNNNNNNNNNNNNNNNNNNNNNNNNNNNNNNNNNNNNNNNNNNNNNNNNNNNNNNNNNNNNNNNNNNNNNNNNNNNNNNNNNNNNNNNNNNNNNNNNNNNNNNNNNNNNNNNNNNNNNNNNNNNNNNNNNNNNNNNNNNNNNNNNNNNNNNNNNNNNNNNNNNNNNNNNNNNNNNNNNNNNNNNNNNNNNNNNNNNNNNNNNNNNNNNNNNNNNNNNNNNNNNNNNNNNNNNNNNNNNNNNNNNNNNNNNNNNNNNNNNNNNNNNNNNNNNNNNNNNNNNNNNNNNNNNNNNNNNNNNNNNNNNNNNNNNNNNNNNNNNNNNNNNNNNNNNNNNNNNNNNNNNNNNNNNNNNNNNNNNNNNNNNNNNNNNNNNNNNNNNNNNNNNNNNNNNNNNNNNNNNNNNNNNNNNNNNNNNNNNNNNNNNNNNNNNNNNNNNNNNNNNNNNNNNNNNNNNNNNNNNNNNNNNNNNNNNNNNNNNNNNNNNNNNNNNNNNNNNNNNNNNNNNNNNNNNNNNNNNNNNNNNNNNNNNNNNNNNNNNNNNNNNNNNNNNNNNNNNNNNNNNNNNNNNNNNNNNNNNNNNNNNNNNNNNNNNNNNNNNNNNNNNNNNNNNNNNNNNNNNNNNNNNNNNNNNNNNNNNNNNNNNNNNNNNNNNNNNNNNNNNNNNNNNNNNNNNNNNNNNNNNNNNNNNNNNNNNNNNNNNNNNNNNNNNNNNNNNNNNNNNNNNNNNNNNNNNNNNNNNNNNNNNNNNNNNNNNNNNNNNNNNNNNNNNNNNNNNNNNNNNNNNNNNNNNNNNNNNNNNNNNNNNNNNNNNNNNNNNNNNNNNNNNNNNNNNNNNNNNNNNNNNNNNNNNNNNNNNNNNNNNNNNNNNNNNNNNNNNNNNNNNNNNNNNNNNNNNNNNNNNNNNNNNNNNNNNNNNNNNNNNNNNNNNNNNNNNNNNNNNNNNNNNNNNNNNNNNNNNNNNNNNNNNNNN
Proteins encoded:
- the LOC140958200 gene encoding APETALA2-like protein 1 isoform X4, with protein sequence MLDLNVFAASVSVDYSVSGDDFHRQKTAAGDGDSVTSTTTSTTNNTAAGDREDSNSSSRRNAFLSTLNFSILNGNVVENGEDVDHNGFVDKHELQLFPGETESLASLSSPLASSRSKCWLNLSLPEVSVVGGAELGAYKVQVPVNRLQQPPVKKSRRGPRSRSSQYRGVTFYRRTGRWESHIWDCGKQVYLGGFDTAHVAARAYDRAAIKFRGVDADINFDIGDYEEDLKQMKNLTKDEFVHFLRRQSAGFSRASSKYRGVTLHACGRWEARTDQFLGKKAYDNKAASKCNGSEAVINSEPSIYDREISMSSRDGGISSIPVPHFHHYRWWLFLVQQDYLIHPILYGCKIVDAGSGSSLDLNLGISLASISPKGHEITGNLQLRYASCEMPDGKIIKVENSSAVLHGLEMATKSPHMLTGGFAARSLFFCICYQLHIA
- the LOC140958200 gene encoding APETALA2-like protein 3 isoform X3, whose translation is MLDLNVFAASVSVDYSVSGDDFHRQKTAAGDGDSVTSTTTSTTNNTAAGDREDSNSSSRRNAFLSTLNFSILNGNVVENGEDVDHNGFVDKHELQLFPGETESLASLSSPLASSRSKCWLNLSLPEVSVVGGAELGAYKVQVPVNRLQQPPVKKSRRGPRSRSSQYRGVTFYRRTGRWESHIWDCGKQVYLGGFDTAHVAARAYDRAAIKFRGVDADINFDIGDYEEDLKQMKNLTKDEFVHFLRRQSAGFSRASSKYRGVTLHACGRWEARTDQFLGKKAYDNKAASKCNGSEAVINSEPSIYDREISMSSRDGGSGSSLDLNLGISLASISPKGHEITGNLQLRYASCEMPDGKIIKDENSSAVLHGLQVATKYPHMLTGGFATSNKERGIVTNTEANPFPVFHNWPWKMQSHGVVNPVSLLTSAASSGFSTSNTVPYPNPLLSPTSRGKFPTSAFQGLQ
- the LOC140958200 gene encoding APETALA2-like protein 1 isoform X6, producing MLDLNVFAASVSVDYSVSGDDFHRQKTAAGDGDSVTSTTTSTTNNTAAGDREDSNSSSRRNAFLSTLNFSILNGNVVENGEDVDHNGFVDKHELQLFPGETESLASLSSPLASSRSKCWLNLSLPEVSVVGGAELGAYKVQVPVNRLQQPPVKKSRRGPRSRSSQYRGVTFYRRTGRWESHIWDCGKQVYLGGFDTAHVAARAYDRAAIKFRGVDADINFDIGDYEEDLKQMKNLTKDEFVHFLRRQSAGFSRASSKYRGVTLHACGRWEARTDQFLGKKAYDNKAASKCNGSEAVINSEPSIYDREISMSSRDGGSGSSLDLNLGISLASISPKGHEITGNLQLRYASCEMPDGKIIKDENSSAVLHGLQVATKYPHMLTGGFATSNKVENSSAVLHGLEMATKSPHMLTGGFAARSLFFCICYQLHIA
- the LOC140958200 gene encoding APETALA2-like protein 3 isoform X1, producing the protein MLDLNVFAASVSVDYSVSGDDFHRQKTAAGDGDSVTSTTTSTTNNTAAGDREDSNSSSRRNAFLSTLNFSILNGNVVENGEDVDHNGFVDKHELQLFPGETESLASLSSPLASSRSKCWLNLSLPEVSVVGGAELGAYKVQVPVNRLQQPPVKKSRRGPRSRSSQYRGVTFYRRTGRWESHIWDCGKQVYLGGFDTAHVAARAYDRAAIKFRGVDADINFDIGDYEEDLKQMKNLTKDEFVHFLRRQSAGFSRASSKYRGVTLHACGRWEARTDQFLGKKAYDNKAASKCNGSEAVINSEPSIYDREISMSSRDGGISSIPVPHFHHYRWWLFLVQQDYLIHPILYGCKIVDAGSGSSLDLNLGISLASISPKGHEITGNLQLRYASCEMPDGKIIKDENSSAVLHGLQVATKYPHMLTGGFATSNKERGIVTNTEANPFPVFHNWPWKMQSHGVVNPVSLLTSAASSGFSTSNTVPYPNPLLSPTSRGKFPTSAFQGLQ
- the LOC140958200 gene encoding APETALA2-like protein 1 isoform X5, which encodes MLDLNVFAASVSVDYSVSGDDFHRQKTAAGDGDSVTSTTTSTTNNTAAGDREDSNSSSRRNAFLSTLNFSILNGNVVENGEDVDHNGFVDKHELQLFPGETESLASLSSPLASSRSKCWLNLSLPEVSVVGGAELGAYKVQVPVNRLQQPPVKKSRRGPRSRSSQYRGVTFYRRTGRWESHIWDCGKQVYLGGFDTAHVAARAYDRAAIKFRGVDADINFDIGDYEEDLKQMKNLTKDEFVHFLRRQSAGFSRASSKYRGVTLHACGRWEARTDQFLGKKAYDNKAASKCNGSEAVINSEPSIYDREISMSSRDGGISSIPVPHFHHYRWWLFLVQQDYLIHPILYGCKIVDAGSGSSLDLNLGISLASISPKGHEITGNLQLRYASCEMPDGKIIKDENSSAVLHGLQVATKYPHMLTGGFATSNKRDSNKH
- the LOC140958200 gene encoding uncharacterized protein isoform X2; this translates as MLDLNVFAASVSVDYSVSGDDFHRQKTAAGDGDSVTSTTTSTTNNTAAGDREDSNSSSRRNAFLSTLNFSILNGNVVENGEDVDHNGFVDKHELQLFPGETESLASLSSPLASSRSKCWLNLSLPEVSVVGGAELGAYKVQVPVNRLQQPPVKKSRRGPRSRSSQYRGVTFYRRTGRWESHIWDCGKQVYLGGFDTAHVAARAYDRAAIKFRGVDADINFDIGDYEEDLKQMKNLTKDEFVHFLRRQSAGFSRASSKYRGVTLHACGRWEARTDQFLGKKAYDNKAASKCNGSEAVINSEPSIYDREISMSSRDGGISSIPVPHFHHYRWWLFLVQQDYLIHPILYGCKIVDAGSGSSLDLNLGISLASISPKGHEITGNLQLRYASCEMPDGKIIKDENSSAVLHGLQVATKYPHMLTGGFATSNKVENSSAVLHGLEMATKSPHMLTGGFAARSLFFCICYQLHIA